In Candidatus Neomarinimicrobiota bacterium, a single window of DNA contains:
- a CDS encoding cellulase family glycosylhydrolase, giving the protein MKRVYVYLLLIGGIFVGLNSGVARERWSTEKAKEWYSRQPWIVGCNFIPSTAINQIEMWQESTFDPKTIDRELGYAEKIGFNAVRVYLHYLVWVRNPERFKGRINEYLKIADKHKIKTIFVLFDDCWNGYPNLGKQPDPKPGVHNSGWVQCPGQEQVTQVALFPVLRAYTKDIIATFRSDNRVLMWDLYNEPGNSGHGDKTLPLLKGVFQWALEENPTQPVTAGVWGGSINDRPKLNEFQLNNSDIITFHAYDDVKSTIALIDTLKKYNRPMICTEYMRRPINTFEDHMPLFAKENIGCLNWGLVSGKTQTIYSWETWKKPYDHEPEIWFHDIFKKDGTPYSKKEIDFIKRVIKSKNR; this is encoded by the coding sequence ATGAAGAGAGTTTATGTATACCTATTACTAATAGGAGGTATTTTTGTAGGTTTAAATTCAGGTGTTGCGAGAGAGAGGTGGAGTACTGAAAAAGCAAAAGAATGGTATTCGCGTCAACCTTGGATAGTCGGTTGTAACTTTATTCCAAGTACTGCTATTAATCAAATAGAAATGTGGCAAGAAAGCACTTTTGATCCAAAAACAATTGATAGAGAATTAGGGTATGCCGAAAAGATAGGTTTTAATGCTGTTAGAGTTTATTTACATTATTTAGTTTGGGTTCGAAATCCCGAGAGATTTAAGGGAAGGATAAATGAGTATTTAAAAATTGCAGATAAGCATAAAATTAAAACTATCTTTGTATTATTTGATGATTGTTGGAATGGATATCCAAATTTGGGTAAGCAACCTGATCCAAAACCTGGTGTGCATAATTCTGGTTGGGTGCAGTGCCCAGGTCAAGAACAGGTAACTCAGGTAGCACTTTTCCCTGTTTTAAGAGCTTATACCAAAGATATAATAGCAACTTTTAGAAGTGATAATAGAGTCTTGATGTGGGATCTCTATAATGAGCCAGGTAATTCCGGTCATGGTGATAAGACCTTACCTTTATTAAAGGGAGTTTTCCAATGGGCACTTGAAGAGAATCCTACTCAGCCAGTCACGGCTGGTGTTTGGGGCGGTTCTATAAACGATCGACCAAAACTAAATGAGTTTCAATTGAATAATTCTGATATTATTACATTTCATGCCTATGATGATGTAAAATCTACTATTGCGTTAATTGATACTTTAAAAAAGTATAATCGCCCAATGATATGTACGGAATATATGAGAAGACCAATAAATACCTTTGAGGATCACATGCCCCTTTTTGCAAAAGAAAATATTGGATGTTTGAATTGGGGGTTGGTAAGTGGTAAAACACAGACAATTTATTCTTGGGAAACATGGAAAAAACCTTATGATCATGAACCGGAAATATGGTTTCATGATATTTTTAAGAAGGATGGTACTCCCTACTCTAAGAAAGAGATAGATTTTATTAAAAGAGTGATTAAATCCAAAAATAGATAA
- a CDS encoding PorV/PorQ family protein, which translates to MKKQLLIFIIGIFAIVFSSYGYNRPGSAGAQFLLIGPSPRGMAMSNAIISFPSGAEATYYNPAAIALFTKTEFMVSYMKWFANINYNYASVARNFGRIGSLGLLMTSFITDEMKVRTPLQPDGTGETFYSGDYRFGIIYGLRLTNHVSMGMSFNYIYSFLYKNFTSNAFSIDISVLYRTKINNFSFGMKIENFGSEMKFINEAYPLPTNFQFGFSFDVIDLEDCRITLAMGANKPNEGDPLGNVGIEMSWFDMFFIRTGYCINDEVRNYSFGGGILFKLAGCSIRFDYSYSNYKKLGGVQSIGVSTGI; encoded by the coding sequence ATGAAGAAACAATTATTAATTTTTATAATTGGTATTTTTGCAATTGTATTTAGTTCATATGGATATAATAGGCCTGGGAGTGCGGGAGCGCAATTTCTTTTGATTGGTCCATCGCCTAGAGGTATGGCAATGAGTAATGCTATAATATCTTTTCCCAGTGGTGCTGAAGCTACATACTATAATCCCGCGGCAATTGCACTATTTACTAAAACTGAGTTTATGGTATCTTATATGAAATGGTTTGCAAACATAAATTATAATTACGCTTCTGTAGCACGTAATTTTGGGAGAATAGGTTCTCTAGGATTACTGATGACTAGTTTTATTACAGACGAGATGAAAGTTCGAACTCCTCTTCAACCAGATGGAACAGGAGAAACTTTCTATAGTGGAGATTATAGATTTGGAATAATATATGGTTTGCGGTTGACTAATCATGTCTCTATGGGTATGTCATTTAATTATATATATAGTTTTTTATATAAAAATTTTACTAGCAATGCATTTTCTATTGATATATCGGTTTTATATAGAACTAAAATAAATAATTTTAGCTTTGGTATGAAGATAGAAAATTTTGGCTCTGAGATGAAGTTTATTAACGAGGCTTATCCACTACCTACCAATTTTCAATTTGGATTTTCATTTGATGTAATAGATTTAGAGGATTGTAGAATTACATTAGCTATGGGAGCTAATAAACCCAATGAGGGGGATCCTTTAGGAAATGTTGGAATCGAAATGTCGTGGTTTGATATGTTTTTCATTAGAACTGGGTATTGTATTAATGATGAGGTAAGAAATTATTCATTCGGTGGAGGTATATTATTTAAGTTAGCTGGTTGTAGCATACGTTTTGACTACTCATACAGTAATTATAAGAAACTTGGTGGTGTTCAAAGTATAGGTGTTTCAACTGGTATATAA